The following are encoded together in the Streptomyces sp. NBC_00341 genome:
- a CDS encoding TetR/AcrR family transcriptional regulator, with protein MQRRRGKALEAALLDAAWDELTARGYAAFTLEAVAKRAGTSTPVIYRRWANRAVMVEAAIAHASSLRAIEVPDTGTLRGDLIAIMRTANESRVGLLVATAVLLDGYFTERGSSPEQLREHILGSRRSAAESIVRRAVERGEVDPSVLEPRLVSLPFDLFRHEVLMTLKPVPEEVIVRIVDGIALPLLTRHSPRTRGSE; from the coding sequence ATGCAGCGCAGACGGGGCAAAGCCCTTGAGGCGGCACTGCTCGATGCCGCGTGGGACGAACTGACAGCGCGCGGATACGCGGCGTTCACGCTGGAGGCGGTGGCGAAGCGGGCCGGTACGAGCACGCCGGTGATCTACCGCCGCTGGGCCAACAGGGCCGTCATGGTGGAGGCCGCCATTGCGCACGCCAGCTCGTTGCGTGCCATCGAGGTCCCCGACACCGGAACACTCCGTGGTGATCTGATCGCGATCATGCGGACGGCCAACGAGTCGCGCGTCGGTCTTCTCGTCGCGACCGCGGTACTCCTCGACGGTTACTTCACCGAGAGGGGATCGAGCCCGGAGCAACTGCGTGAGCACATACTCGGCAGCCGCCGCTCGGCAGCCGAGTCCATCGTGCGGCGGGCCGTGGAACGGGGTGAGGTCGATCCCTCGGTCCTGGAGCCACGCCTCGTCTCGCTTCCGTTCGACCTCTTTCGCCATGAGGTCCTGATGACGCTGAAGCCCGTGCCGGAAGAAGTGATCGTCCGGATCGTCGACGGCATCGCCCTGCCCCTTCTGACCAGGCACTCTCCTCGGACGCGTGGGAGCGAGTAG
- a CDS encoding putative quinol monooxygenase — translation MSSQDTATVLIEIHAKDGQEKDARHALLHAIETSAKPGLISSTEYEDIDDSGAFYAIQVWEDMEAFHAHMEDASENGMNEAIQVLRVQPKTAVLRTIG, via the coding sequence ATGAGCAGCCAGGACACAGCGACCGTCCTCATCGAGATCCACGCCAAGGACGGACAGGAGAAGGACGCACGGCACGCCCTGCTGCACGCGATCGAGACCTCGGCGAAGCCTGGCCTCATCAGCTCCACGGAGTACGAGGACATCGACGACTCGGGCGCCTTCTACGCCATCCAGGTATGGGAAGACATGGAGGCGTTCCACGCACACATGGAGGACGCCTCGGAGAACGGCATGAACGAGGCCATCCAGGTCCTGCGCGTTCAGCCGAAGACGGCAGTACTGCGCACCATCGGCTGA
- a CDS encoding GNAT family N-acetyltransferase, translating into MLTLSAVAENPLVLTRSVRLLDGSEVVFRPLTHRDADALAAFLDGLSAASKRLATFDGYDLRAARELCDAIARYDKLRLVLSEVVSGRIVGLLELSLDLHPSDITRYREAGVSLTATDCRFGPTLADDYQGKGVGTQVFPLIADVARRFGRKRIILWGGVLANNPRAIRYYEKQGFRTVGSFTDADGARALDMILDL; encoded by the coding sequence ATGCTCACCTTGTCGGCGGTTGCCGAGAACCCGCTGGTCCTGACGCGGTCCGTGAGGCTGCTTGACGGTTCGGAAGTCGTCTTCCGCCCGCTCACACACAGAGACGCGGACGCTCTGGCCGCCTTCCTCGATGGGTTGTCAGCCGCATCGAAGAGACTGGCCACGTTCGACGGGTACGACCTCAGGGCCGCCCGCGAGCTCTGTGACGCAATCGCCCGTTACGACAAGCTCAGGCTGGTGCTCTCCGAGGTGGTGTCCGGCAGGATCGTCGGCCTCCTGGAACTCAGCCTCGATCTGCACCCCTCGGACATCACCCGCTACCGCGAGGCCGGCGTATCCCTGACGGCGACGGACTGCCGCTTCGGCCCGACCCTGGCTGACGACTATCAGGGGAAGGGCGTGGGGACGCAGGTCTTCCCACTCATCGCTGACGTCGCACGGCGCTTCGGCAGGAAGCGGATCATCCTGTGGGGCGGCGTGCTTGCCAACAACCCGCGCGCCATTCGTTATTACGAGAAGCAGGGCTTCCGAACCGTCGGCTCGTTCACCGATGCCGACGGCGCGCGGGCACTCGACATGATCCTCGACCTGTGA
- a CDS encoding VOC family protein, giving the protein MAIKLENVGIAVRDLEATISFFTDLGLTVVGRDTVSGEWTDTAVGLDGNHARIAMLQTPDGQGRLELFEYIHPEAIETEPTLPNEIGMHRVAFSVDDIDKALDAAAKHGCHPLRGVATYQDVYKLTYLRGPSGILVMLAEELKKG; this is encoded by the coding sequence ATGGCCATCAAACTTGAGAACGTCGGCATCGCCGTTCGCGATCTCGAAGCAACGATCTCCTTTTTCACGGACCTCGGGCTCACGGTCGTCGGCCGTGACACGGTCAGTGGTGAGTGGACCGACACCGCCGTCGGTCTTGATGGCAATCACGCCAGGATCGCGATGCTCCAGACTCCGGACGGTCAGGGTCGTCTTGAGCTCTTCGAGTACATCCACCCCGAGGCGATCGAGACGGAGCCGACGCTTCCCAATGAGATCGGCATGCATCGCGTCGCCTTCTCGGTCGACGACATCGACAAGGCCCTCGATGCAGCCGCAAAGCACGGATGCCATCCGCTTCGTGGTGTGGCGACCTATCAGGACGTCTACAAGCTCACGTACCTCCGCGGTCCCAGCGGCATCCTTGTCATGCTGGCCGAAGAGCTGAAGAAGGGCTGA